The following coding sequences lie in one Arabidopsis thaliana chromosome 3, partial sequence genomic window:
- a CDS encoding Leucine-rich repeat receptor-like protein kinase family protein (Leucine-rich repeat receptor-like protein kinase family protein; FUNCTIONS IN: protein serine/threonine kinase activity, protein kinase activity, ATP binding; INVOLVED IN: transmembrane receptor protein tyrosine kinase signaling pathway, protein amino acid phosphorylation; LOCATED IN: endomembrane system; EXPRESSED IN: root; CONTAINS InterPro DOMAIN/s: Protein kinase, ATP binding site (InterPro:IPR017441), Protein kinase, catalytic domain (InterPro:IPR000719), Leucine-rich repeat (InterPro:IPR001611), Serine/threonine-protein kinase-like domain (InterPro:IPR017442), Protein kinase-like domain (InterPro:IPR011009), Serine/threonine-protein kinase, active site (InterPro:IPR008271); BEST Arabidopsis thaliana protein match is: Leucine-rich repeat transmembrane protein kinase family protein (TAIR:AT5G48940.1); Has 246558 Blast hits to 135557 proteins in 3810 species: Archae - 176; Bacteria - 24262; Metazoa - 71588; Fungi - 10499; Plants - 111580; Viruses - 361; Other Eukaryotes - 28092 (source: NCBI BLink).): MSLHSLIFFSSSSSSLLFSFFFIFIFCFSLSDAEQNPEASILYSWLHSSSPTPSSLSLFNWNSIDNTPCNNWTFITCSSQGFITDIDIESVPLQLSLPKNLPAFRSLQKLTISGANLTGTLPESLGDCLGLKVLDLSSNGLVGDIPWSLSKLRNLETLILNSNQLTGKIPPDISKCSKLKSLILFDNLLTGSIPTELGKLSGLEVIRIGGNKEISGQIPSEIGDCSNLTVLGLAETSVSGNLPSSLGKLKKLETLSIYTTMISGEIPSDLGNCSELVDLFLYENSLSGSIPREIGQLTKLEQLFLWQNSLVGGIPEEIGNCSNLKMIDLSLNLLSGSIPSSIGRLSFLEEFMISDNKFSGSIPTTISNCSSLVQLQLDKNQISGLIPSELGTLTKLTLFFAWSNQLEGSIPPGLADCTDLQALDLSRNSLTGTIPSGLFMLRNLTKLLLISNSLSGFIPQEIGNCSSLVRLRLGFNRITGEIPSGIGSLKKINFLDFSSNRLHGKVPDEIGSCSELQMIDLSNNSLEGSLPNPVSSLSGLQVLDVSANQFSGKIPASLGRLVSLNKLILSKNLFSGSIPTSLGMCSGLQLLDLGSNELSGEIPSELGDIENLEIALNLSSNRLTGKIPSKIASLNKLSILDLSHNMLEGDLAPLANIENLVSLNISYNSFSGYLPDNKLFRQLSPQDLEGNKKLCSSTQDSCFLTYRKGNGLGDDGDASRTRKLRLTLALLITLTVVLMILGAVAVIRARRNIDNERDSELGETYKWQFTPFQKLNFSVDQIIRCLVEPNVIGKGCSGVVYRADVDNGEVIAVKKLWPAMVNGGHDEKTKNVRDSFSAEVKTLGTIRHKNIVRFLGCCWNRNTRLLMYDYMPNGSLGSLLHERRGSSLDWDLRYRILLGAAQGLAYLHHDCLPPIVHRDIKANNILIGLDFEPYIADFGLAKLVDEGDIGRCSNTVAGSYGYIAPEYGYSMKITEKSDVYSYGVVVLEVLTGKQPIDPTVPEGIHLVDWVRQNRGSLEVLDSTLRSRTEAEADEMMQVLGTALLCVNSSPDERPTMKDVAAMLKEIKQEREEYAKVDLLLKKSPPPTTTMQEECRKNEMMMIPAAAASSSKEMRREERLLKSNNTSFSASSLLYSSSSSIE; the protein is encoded by the exons ATGTCTCTTCATTccttaatcttcttctcctcctcttcttcttcacttctcttctctttcttctttatcttcatcttctgtttctctctctctgatgCAGAGCAGAACCCGGAAGCTTCTATCCTTTACTCATGGcttcactcttcttctcctacaccttcttctctttctctcttcaactGGAACTCTATAGACAACACTCCTTGCAACAACTGGACATTTATCACATGTTCTTCTCAAGGTTTCATCACCGACATAGACATTGAATCTGTCCCTCTTCAGCTCTCCTTACCGAAGAATCTCCCAGCGTTTCGTTCTCTCCAGAAACTCACTATCTCCGGGGCCAATCTCACCGGAACTTTACCGGAAAGTCTTGGTGACTGCCTCGGCCTCAAGGTTCTTGATCTTAGCTCCAACGGCTTAGTTGGTGACATTCCTTGGAGTTTAAGCAAGCTACGTAACCTAGAAACGCTAATCCTCAACTCAAACCAACTCACCGGAAAAATCCCACCGGATATCAGCAAATGTTCGAAACTCAAGAGCCTGATTCTCTTCGACAATCTTCTCACCGGAAGTATCCCCACGGAGCTAGGGAAGCTCTCTGGTCTCGAAGTAATAAGAATAGgaggaaacaaagaaatctcCGGCCAAATCCCATCAGAGATCGGAGATTGTTCCAATCTAACAGTTCTTGGTTTAGCCGAGACAAGCGTCTCAGGAAACTTGCCTTCTTCCTTAGGTAAGCTCAAGAAGCTAGAAACACTCTCGATATACACAACAATGATAAGTGGTGAGATTCCTTCTGATTTAGGGAATTGCTCTGAGCTTGTTGATCTCTTCTTGTACGAGAATAGCTTGTCTGGTTCCATCCCTCGAGAAATCGGACAGCTAACGAAACTGGAACAGCTGTTTCTATGGCAGAACAGTCTCGTTGGTGGTATCCCTGAAGAAATAGGAAACTGCAGCAATCTCAAAATGATAGATTTGTCTTTAAACCTCCTCTCTGGTTCGATTCCAAGCTCCATTGGTCGTTTGTCTTTTCTTGAAGAGTTTATGATCAGTGACAACAAGTTCTCCGGTTCAATACCAACAACAATCTCAAACTGCTCGAGTCTTGTCCAGTTACAGCTCGATAAGAATCAGATTTCAGGTCTAATACCGTCCGAGCTTGGAACACTCACAAAGCTTACTCTGTTCTTTGCTTGGTCTAATCAGCTAGAAGGAAGTATCCCTCCTGGTTTAGCAGATTGTACTGATCTTCAAGCATTGGATTTGTCGCGCAATTCGCTAACCGGAACAATCCCTTCCGGTTTGTTTATGCTAAGGAACCTCACAAAGCTTCTCTTGATCTCAAACTCTCTGTCTGGTTTTATACCTCAAGAGATTGGTAATTGCAGCTCTTTGGTGAGATTGAGGTTAGGTTTCAACAGGATCACAGGAGAGATTCCTTCGGGTATTGGTTCTCTTAAGAAGATAAACTTTCTCGATTTCTCGAGTAATAGGCTACATGGAAAGGTTCCTGATGAGATTGGAAGCTGTTCAGAGTTACAGATGATTGATCTCAGTAATAACTCTCTTGAAGGTTCTTTGCCTAATCCGGTTTCTTCACTCTCCGGTTTACAAGTACTTGATGTTTCAGCTAACCAGTTTTCAGGCAAGATTCCAGCGAGTTTAGGACGGCTTGTGTCACTGAACAAACTAATCTTGAGCAAGAACCTGTTCTCAGGATCGATACCTACTTCTCTAGGGATGTGTTCAGGGCTTCAGCTTCTTGATCTTGGAAGCAACGAGCTCTCTGGTGAGATTCCTTCAGAGCTTGGAGATATCGAGAATCTTGAAATCGCGTTAAACTTGAGTAGCAATAGACTCACTGGGAAGATTCCTTCAAAGATTGCGTCTCTCAACAAGCTCTCGATTCTTGATCTCTCTCACAACATGCTTGAAGGAGATCTTGCTCCACTCGCTAATATTGAGAATCTAGTCTCTCTTAACATATCTTACAATAGCTTCTCTGGTTATCTTCCAGACAACAAGCTTTTCAGACAATTATCTCCTCAAGATCTTGAAGGAAACAAGAAACTCTGTTCTTCGACTCAAGATTCTTGCTTTCTCACCTACAGAAAGGGTAATGGACTTGGAGATGATGGTGATGCTTCTCGTACAAGGAAGCTAAGGTTAACACTCGCACTTTTGATCACCTTGACGGTTGTGTTGATGATTCTTGGCGCGGTTGCGGTTATCCGAGCGAGGAGGAATATTGATAATGAAAGAGATTCAGAGCTTGGAGAAACATATAAATGGCAGTTCACACCGTTTCAGAAGCTGAATTTCTCGGTAGATCAAATCATTAGATGTTTAGTTGAACCAAATGTGATTGGTAAAGGATGTTCAGGCGTAGTTTACCGCGCTGATGTGGACAACGGAGAGGTTATAGCCGTGAAGAAGCTTTGGCCAGCGATGGTTAACGGTGGTCATGATGAGAAGACCAAAAACGTTAGAGATTCGTTTTCAGCTGAAGTTAAGACACTAGGGACGATCAGACACAAGAACATAGTTCGGTTTCTCGGATGTTGTTGGAACCGAAACACAAGGCTTTTGATGTATGATTACATGCCTAATGGGAGCTTAGGGAGTTTGCTTCACGAGAGACGAGGATCTTCGCTTGATTGGGATCTTAGATACAGAATCTTGCTTGGTGCAGCTCAAGGTTTAGCTTATTTACATCATGATTGCCTCCCACCCATTGTTCACCGCGATATCAAAGCCAACAACATCTTGATCGGTTTAGATTTCGAGCCTTACATTGCAGATTTCGGCTTAGCCAAGCTTGTCGATGAAGGTGACATTGGTCGGTGTTCTAATACCGTTGCTGGATCTTATGGTTACATTGCTCCAG AGTATGGATATAGCATGAAGATTACAGAGAAGAGTGATGTTTATAGCTATGGTGTGGTAGTTCTTGAAGTGTTGACTGGGAAACAACCTATAGACCCTACGGTACCAGAAGGGATTCACTTAGTGGATTGGGTGAGGCAGAATAGAGGTAGCCTCGAAGTTCTTGACTCGACATTGAGATCAAGAACCGAAGCTGAAGCGGATGAGATGATGCAAGTGTTGGGCACTGCTTTGCTGTGTGTGAACTCGTCTCCGGATGAGAGACCTACCATGAAAGACGTTGCGGCTATGCTCAAAGAGATTAAGCAAGAGCGTGAGGAGTACGCGAAAGTTGACTTGCTTCTCAAGAAATCTCCTCcgccaacaacaacaatgcaAGAGGAATGTCGGAAGaatgagatgatgatgattccgGCGGCTGCAGCTTCGTCTTCTAAAGAGATGAGACGAGAAGAAAGATTATTGAAGAGTAACAACACGAGTTTCTCTGCTTCGTCTCTgctttactcttcttcttcttcaatcgaGTGA
- a CDS encoding glycine-rich protein (glycine-rich protein; FUNCTIONS IN: molecular_function unknown; INVOLVED IN: biological_process unknown; LOCATED IN: endomembrane system; Has 31214 Blast hits to 7346 proteins in 651 species: Archae - 8; Bacteria - 19535; Metazoa - 5600; Fungi - 769; Plants - 2786; Viruses - 317; Other Eukaryotes - 2199 (source: NCBI BLink).) encodes MAMRFSSLTKIVLLSAAMLLLVHASARTLQQTQTLPLQGGGAAPTKDEPHMVNAPLEDQKNFIYGGGIGGVAGVGGFMGMPGGGSGGSGMTFPLPSGTPLLGGAGGLGGLGGAMGFPGGLGGGPSGGGVPSSSGGSP; translated from the coding sequence ATGGCAATGAGGTTCTCATCACTTACTAAAATCGTGCTTCTCTCTGCAGCTATGTTGCTTTTGGTCCACGCAAGTGCTCGCACTTTACAGCAAACTCAGACTCTGCCTCTCCAAGGAGGAGGAGCTGCTCCTACCAAAGATGAGCCTCATATGGTTAATGCCCCTCTTGAGGACCAGAAGAACTTCATCTACGGCGGTGGAATTGGCGGTGTTGCCGGAGTTGGTGGATTCATGGGGATGCCAGGTGGTGGAAGTGGTGGCTCTGGCATGACTTTCCCACTCCCGAGTGGGACGCCGCTTCTTGGTGGGGCTGGTGGGCTTGGTGGTTTGGGTGGTGCAATGGGGTTCCCTGGTGGACTCGGTGGTGGACctagtggtggtggtgttcCAAGTTCAAGCGGTGGTTCTCCTTAA
- a CDS encoding RNA-directed DNA polymerase (reverse transcriptase)-related family protein, whose amino-acid sequence MEEETHDGSLDLQEIRRRVKEFDFFPRNCREEPVESCSSDYETLVVQDFVLQFEPKVKEIVEDYGDVDLLDVDHTLVDGNLTDAYLEYLRNELQSVEAESAKVSEEIERLSQSHALDSSRLQRDLEGLLLSLDSMSSQDVEKSKENQPSSSSMEVCEVIDDDKFKMFELENQMEEKRMILKSLEDLDSLRKRFDAAEQVEDALTGLKVLEFDGNFIRLQLRTYIQKLDGFLGQHKFDHITEPSELIHELLIYLKDKTTEITKFEMFPNDIYIGDIIEAADSFRQVRLHSAVLDTRSSVQWVVAKVQDKIISTTLRKDFVMSSKTIRYTFEYYDKDETIVAHIAGGIDAFLKVSDGWPLLNTPLKLASLKNSDNQSKGFSLSLISKLESGTSELLGFRDPAKLIRLHGCC is encoded by the exons atggaagaagaaacccaCGACGGATCTCTCGATCTCCAAGAGATTCGCAG GCGCGTGAAAGAGTTCGATTTCTTTCCCCGGAATTGCAGAGAAGAGCCTGTAGAATCGTGTAGTTCCGATTACGAGACTCTGGTGGTTCAAGATTTTGTTCTTCAGTTTGAA CCAAAGGTGAAAGAGATTGTTGAAGATTACGGCGATGTTGATTTATTGGATGTTGATCACACACTTGT TGATGGAAATCTGACAGATGCTTACTTGGAGTACTTGAGAAATGAGCTTCAGTCTGTGGAGGCTGAAAGTGCCAAAGTTTCTGAAGAAATTGAACGTCTTTCTCAGTCTCATGCCCTAG ATTCTAGTAGGTTGCAAAGGGATCTTGAAGGTCTTTTACTGTCACTGGATTCTATGTCATCTCAG GATGTGGAGAAGTCAAAAGAGAATCAACCATCTAGCAGCTCAATGGAAGTATGTGAAGTGATTGATGATGACAAGTTTAAG ATGTTTGAACTCGAAAATCAGATGGAGGAGAAAAGGATGATTCTTAAGTCATTGGAAGATCTGGATTCGTTACGTAAAAG GTTTGATGCTGCAGAACAAGTTGAGGACGCATTGACAGGCTTGAAGGTGCTCGAGTTTGACGGAAACTTTATTAGGCTCCAACTGCgaacatatattcaaaaacTAGACGGTTTTCTTGGACAGCACAAATTTGACCACATTACTGAGCCATCTGAATTGATCCATGAATTGCTAATATACCTGAAGGATAAAACTACAgagataacaaaatttgag ATGTTTCCAAATGATATATACATAGGAGACATCATCGAGGCAGCTGATTCTTTCAG GCAGGTAAGGTTACACTCTGCAGTGCTAGACACAAGATCTTCAGTCCAGTGGGTTGTCGCCAAAGTGCaagataaaattatttcaacaactttgagaAAAGATTTTGTGATGAGTTCGAAAACAATTAG GTACACGTTTGAATACTACGACAAAGATGAAACAATTGTGGCTCATATAGCTGGAGGTATTGATGCATTTTTAAAGGTCTCTGATGGTTGGCCACTGCTGAATACCCCATTGAAGCTTGCATCTCTCAAGAACTCTGACAATCAGTCAAAGGGATTTTCTCTGAGCCTTATCAGCAAACTTGAG TCAGGAACTAGCGAACTCCTTGGATTTAGAGACCCGGCAAAACTTATCAGGCTTCATGGATGCTGTTGA
- a CDS encoding RNA-directed DNA polymerase (reverse transcriptase)-related family protein (RNA-directed DNA polymerase (reverse transcriptase)-related family protein; FUNCTIONS IN: molecular_function unknown; INVOLVED IN: biological_process unknown; LOCATED IN: cellular_component unknown; BEST Arabidopsis thaliana protein match is: unknown protein (TAIR:AT3G23910.1); Has 169 Blast hits to 169 proteins in 55 species: Archae - 8; Bacteria - 18; Metazoa - 36; Fungi - 11; Plants - 53; Viruses - 0; Other Eukaryotes - 43 (source: NCBI BLink).) yields the protein MEEETHDGSLDLQEIRRRVKEFDFFPRNCREEPVESCSSDYETLVVQDFVLQFEPKVKEIVEDYGDVDLLDVDHTLVDGNLTDAYLEYLRNELQSVEAESAKVSEEIERLSQSHALDSSRLQRDLEGLLLSLDSMSSQDVEKSKENQPSSSSMEVCEVIDDDKFKMFELENQMEEKRMILKSLEDLDSLRKRFDAAEQVEDALTGLKVLEFDGNFIRLQLRTYIQKLDGFLGQHKFDHITEPSELIHELLIYLKDKTTEITKFEMFPNDIYIGDIIEAADSFRQVRLHSAVLDTRSSVQWVVAKVQDKIISTTLRKDFVMSSKTIRYTFEYYDKDETIVAHIAGGIDAFLKVSDGWPLLNTPLKLASLKNSDNQSKGFSLSLISKLEELANSLDLETRQNLSGFMDAVEKILVQQTREELKSNESSQK from the exons atggaagaagaaacccaCGACGGATCTCTCGATCTCCAAGAGATTCGCAG GCGCGTGAAAGAGTTCGATTTCTTTCCCCGGAATTGCAGAGAAGAGCCTGTAGAATCGTGTAGTTCCGATTACGAGACTCTGGTGGTTCAAGATTTTGTTCTTCAGTTTGAA CCAAAGGTGAAAGAGATTGTTGAAGATTACGGCGATGTTGATTTATTGGATGTTGATCACACACTTGT TGATGGAAATCTGACAGATGCTTACTTGGAGTACTTGAGAAATGAGCTTCAGTCTGTGGAGGCTGAAAGTGCCAAAGTTTCTGAAGAAATTGAACGTCTTTCTCAGTCTCATGCCCTAG ATTCTAGTAGGTTGCAAAGGGATCTTGAAGGTCTTTTACTGTCACTGGATTCTATGTCATCTCAG GATGTGGAGAAGTCAAAAGAGAATCAACCATCTAGCAGCTCAATGGAAGTATGTGAAGTGATTGATGATGACAAGTTTAAG ATGTTTGAACTCGAAAATCAGATGGAGGAGAAAAGGATGATTCTTAAGTCATTGGAAGATCTGGATTCGTTACGTAAAAG GTTTGATGCTGCAGAACAAGTTGAGGACGCATTGACAGGCTTGAAGGTGCTCGAGTTTGACGGAAACTTTATTAGGCTCCAACTGCgaacatatattcaaaaacTAGACGGTTTTCTTGGACAGCACAAATTTGACCACATTACTGAGCCATCTGAATTGATCCATGAATTGCTAATATACCTGAAGGATAAAACTACAgagataacaaaatttgag ATGTTTCCAAATGATATATACATAGGAGACATCATCGAGGCAGCTGATTCTTTCAG GCAGGTAAGGTTACACTCTGCAGTGCTAGACACAAGATCTTCAGTCCAGTGGGTTGTCGCCAAAGTGCaagataaaattatttcaacaactttgagaAAAGATTTTGTGATGAGTTCGAAAACAATTAG GTACACGTTTGAATACTACGACAAAGATGAAACAATTGTGGCTCATATAGCTGGAGGTATTGATGCATTTTTAAAGGTCTCTGATGGTTGGCCACTGCTGAATACCCCATTGAAGCTTGCATCTCTCAAGAACTCTGACAATCAGTCAAAGGGATTTTCTCTGAGCCTTATCAGCAAACTTGAG GAACTAGCGAACTCCTTGGATTTAGAGACCCGGCAAAACTTATCAGGCTTCATGGATGCTGTTGAGAAAATACTCGTGCAGCAAACCCGTGAAGAACTCAAGTCCAATGAATCCTCCCAAAAGTGA
- a CDS encoding RNA-directed DNA polymerase (reverse transcriptase)-related family protein: MLIYWMLITHLCFADDLLVFTDGKKSSIEGILQIFGKFADFSGLQISLEKSTIYMAGVKDNDKADILHSFPFASGALPVRYLGLPLLTKKMTTSDYGPLVEKIRVRIGKWTARHLSFAGRLQLISSVIHSLTNFWMSAFRLPSACIKEIDSICSSFLWSGPELNTKKAKVAWSDVCTPKDEGGLGIRSLKEANKVSLLKLIWRMLSSTSLWVQWLRLYLLRKGSFWSISGNTTLGSWMWKKILKHRALASGFVKHDIHNGSNTSFWFDNWSKIGRLIDVTGHRGCIDMGITLHASVAEAVVNHRPRRHRHDTLLRIEDVIAEVRHQGLTSGEDTVRWKGNGDIFKPCFNTKETWAATREPKLKVNWYKGVWFSHATPKYSVLAWIAIKNRLTTGDRMLSWNAGADSSCVLCHHLVETRDHLFFTCPYSAEVPFLTRYTFQLTLHSLWKERNGRRHGEVPQAAAQMMKYESQIMVKLSDGNLTDAYLEYLRNELQSVEAESAKVSEEIERLSQSHALDSSRLQRDLEGLLLSLDSMSSQDVEKSKENQPSSSSMEVCEVIDDDKFKMFELENQMEEKRMILKSLEDLDSLRKRFDAAEQVEDALTGLKVLEFDGNFIRLQLRTYIQKLDGFLGQHKFDHITEPSELIHELLIYLKDKTTEITKFEMFPNDIYIGDIIEAADSFRQVRLHSAVLDTRSSVQWVVAKVQDKIISTTLRKDFVMSSKTIRYTFEYYDKDETIVAHIAGGIDAFLKVSDGWPLLNTPLKLASLKNSDNQSKGFSLSLISKLEELANSLDLETRQNLSGFMDAVEKILVQQTREELKSNESSQK, from the exons ATGTTGATTTATTGGATGTTGATCACACACTTGTGTTTTGCAGATGATTTGTTAGTTTTCACCGATGGCAAGAAAAGTTCTATAGAAGGAATTCTTCAGATCTTTGGTAAATTTGCAGATTTCTCCGGTTTGCAGATTAGTCTCGAGAAGTCGACCATTTACATGGCTGGAGTGAAAGACAATGACAAAGCAGACATTCTTCACAGTTTCCCTTTTGCCTCCGGCGCACTACCTGTTCGTTACCTAGGGCTACCATTGCTGACAAAAAAGATGACGACAAGCGACTACGGCCCTCTCGTTGAAAAAATCAGAGTACGAATAGGTAAATGGACGGCGAGACACCTCTCCTTTGCGGGTCGTCTACAACTCATTAGTTCGGTAATCCATAGTCTAACCAACTTTTGGATGTCTGCGTTTCGTCTTCCAAGTGCCTGCATCAAAGAAATCGATAGCATttgctcttcttttctctGGTCTGGCCCCGAACTGAATACAAAAAAGGCTAAAGTAGCATGGAGTGATGTTTGCACACCCAAAGATGAAGGAGGGTTAGGCATCAGATCTTTAAAGGAAGCAAACAAGGTCAGTTTGTTAAAACTCATTTGGAGGATGCTCTCGTCTACTTCTTTGTGGGTTCAATGGTTGCGATTATATCTGCTGCGAAAGGGTTCCTTTTGGTCTATCAGTGGGAACACAACTCTAGGATCATGGATGTGGAAGAAGATTCTTAAACACAGAGCTTTAGCTTCAGGTTTTGTGAAGCACGACATTCACAATGGCAGCAATACAtcgttttggtttgataactGGTCAAAGATAGGAAGGCTGATTGATGTAACAGGTCATCGGGGTTGCATTGACATGGGAATCACTCTTCACGCCTCTGTAGCTGAAGCGGTTGTGAACCATAGACCAAGACGCCACCGACATGATACTCTGCTTCGAATAGAAGACGTCATTGCCGAGGTGCGCCACCAGGGACTTACTTCGGGGGAGGATACAGTTCGTTGGAAGGGAAATGGGGACATTTTTAAACCGTGTTTTAACACAAAGGAGACCTGGGCTGCAACTCGGGAACCAAAACTGAAAGTCAACTGGTATAAGGGTGTTTGGTTTTCACATGCAACGCCTAAATACTCAGTTTTAGCTTGGATAGCGATAAAGAATCGTCTAACTACGGGAGATCGGATGTTAAGTTGGAATGCGGGAGCTGACTCTTCGTGTGTGCTCTGTCACCACCTCGTGGAAACGCGCGACCACTTGTTCTTCACATGCCCTTACTCAGCAGAG GTTCCGTTCTTGACAAGATACACTTTTCAGCTAACTCTCCACTCTCTTTGGAAGGAAAGAAATGGCAGACGACATGGAGAAGTGCCGCAGGCTGCAGCTCAAATG ATGAAGTATGAAAGTCAAATAATGGTGAAATTAAGTGATGGAAATCTGACAGATGCTTACTTGGAGTACTTGAGAAATGAGCTTCAGTCTGTGGAGGCTGAAAGTGCCAAAGTTTCTGAAGAAATTGAACGTCTTTCTCAGTCTCATGCCCTAG ATTCTAGTAGGTTGCAAAGGGATCTTGAAGGTCTTTTACTGTCACTGGATTCTATGTCATCTCAG GATGTGGAGAAGTCAAAAGAGAATCAACCATCTAGCAGCTCAATGGAAGTATGTGAAGTGATTGATGATGACAAGTTTAAG ATGTTTGAACTCGAAAATCAGATGGAGGAGAAAAGGATGATTCTTAAGTCATTGGAAGATCTGGATTCGTTACGTAAAAG GTTTGATGCTGCAGAACAAGTTGAGGACGCATTGACAGGCTTGAAGGTGCTCGAGTTTGACGGAAACTTTATTAGGCTCCAACTGCgaacatatattcaaaaacTAGACGGTTTTCTTGGACAGCACAAATTTGACCACATTACTGAGCCATCTGAATTGATCCATGAATTGCTAATATACCTGAAGGATAAAACTACAgagataacaaaatttgag ATGTTTCCAAATGATATATACATAGGAGACATCATCGAGGCAGCTGATTCTTTCAG GCAGGTAAGGTTACACTCTGCAGTGCTAGACACAAGATCTTCAGTCCAGTGGGTTGTCGCCAAAGTGCaagataaaattatttcaacaactttgagaAAAGATTTTGTGATGAGTTCGAAAACAATTAG GTACACGTTTGAATACTACGACAAAGATGAAACAATTGTGGCTCATATAGCTGGAGGTATTGATGCATTTTTAAAGGTCTCTGATGGTTGGCCACTGCTGAATACCCCATTGAAGCTTGCATCTCTCAAGAACTCTGACAATCAGTCAAAGGGATTTTCTCTGAGCCTTATCAGCAAACTTGAG GAACTAGCGAACTCCTTGGATTTAGAGACCCGGCAAAACTTATCAGGCTTCATGGATGCTGTTGAGAAAATACTCGTGCAGCAAACCCGTGAAGAACTCAAGTCCAATGAATCCTCCCAAAAGTGA